One genomic window of Geodermatophilus sp. DSM 44513 includes the following:
- a CDS encoding sulfite exporter TauE/SafE family protein, with amino-acid sequence MPVFVLFALVSGGAQLVDGSLGMGYGVTTTSILLALGTSPVAASATVQFAEVGTAVATGLSHWRFGNVDWRVVVKIGVPGGVGAFAGAQVLSSIPADVARPLMAAVLVALGVYLLARFTLHGVDRRNLGKPMRSSFLAPLGLGAGFVNAIGGGGWGPISTPAILSSGRMEPRRAVGSVDTSKFLVALSASAGFLSGLGADGVDPVAVAGLLVGGVLAAPVAAWLVRRIAPRLLGSLVGGALVLFNVRVLLGAEGLDVPGPVRGGVLLAVAAVWALAVTHSVREYRRDRVRESADALAAEAARLRGAGDRAVAAGRPADPRH; translated from the coding sequence GTGCCCGTGTTCGTCCTGTTCGCCCTGGTCAGCGGCGGCGCCCAGCTCGTCGACGGCAGCCTGGGCATGGGCTACGGCGTCACGACGACGTCGATCCTGCTCGCGCTGGGCACCAGCCCCGTCGCGGCCTCGGCCACGGTGCAGTTCGCCGAGGTCGGGACGGCGGTGGCCACGGGCCTGTCCCACTGGCGCTTCGGCAACGTCGACTGGCGGGTGGTCGTCAAGATCGGCGTCCCGGGTGGGGTCGGTGCCTTCGCCGGCGCCCAGGTGCTCTCCAGCATCCCCGCCGACGTCGCCCGGCCGCTGATGGCCGCCGTGCTGGTCGCCCTGGGGGTCTACCTGCTGGCCCGGTTCACCCTGCACGGCGTCGACCGGCGCAACCTCGGCAAGCCGATGCGCAGCAGCTTCCTCGCCCCACTGGGCCTGGGCGCCGGCTTCGTCAACGCGATCGGCGGGGGCGGCTGGGGCCCGATCAGCACGCCGGCGATCCTGTCCAGCGGCCGCATGGAGCCGCGCCGGGCCGTCGGCTCCGTCGACACCTCGAAGTTCCTCGTCGCGCTGTCGGCCAGCGCCGGGTTCCTCTCCGGCCTGGGCGCCGACGGCGTCGACCCGGTGGCCGTCGCCGGGCTGCTGGTGGGCGGCGTGCTCGCCGCGCCGGTCGCCGCCTGGCTGGTGCGCCGCATCGCCCCGCGGCTGCTGGGGTCACTGGTCGGCGGGGCGCTGGTGCTGTTCAACGTGCGCGTGCTGCTGGGCGCCGAGGGCCTCGACGTGCCGGGGCCGGTGCGGGGCGGCGTCCTGCTGGCCGTCGCCGCGGTCTGGGCGCTGGCGGTCACCCACTCGGTGCGGGAGTACCGGCGCGACCGGGTCCGCGAGTCGGCCGACGCCCTGGCCGCGGAGGCCGCCCGGCTGCGCGGGGCCGGCGACCGCGCGGTGGCCGCCGGTCGCCCCGCCGACCCGCGCCACTGA
- a CDS encoding sigma-70 family RNA polymerase sigma factor has protein sequence MEDVDELERLASAAVDGDPLAAAALVRATQSDVWRLCAALGDRQSADDLTQETYLRAFGSLHRFEGRSSLRTWLLSIARRVCADAVRSRRRRRLTLVRDDADLEALSADGGADRVGEGAAVADLLGRLSPDRREAFVLTQLLGLPYAEAAEVAGCPVGTIRSRVARARADLVAALGGDDAVTARG, from the coding sequence ATGGAGGACGTGGACGAGCTGGAGCGGCTGGCGTCCGCCGCCGTGGACGGCGACCCGCTCGCCGCGGCGGCGCTGGTGCGCGCCACCCAGTCCGACGTCTGGCGCCTGTGCGCGGCCCTCGGTGACCGGCAGTCCGCCGACGACCTGACCCAGGAGACCTACCTGCGCGCCTTCGGGTCCCTGCACCGCTTTGAGGGCCGCTCCTCGCTGCGCACCTGGCTGCTGTCGATCGCCCGGCGGGTGTGCGCCGACGCCGTCCGCTCCCGCCGGCGCCGCCGGCTGACCCTGGTGCGGGACGACGCCGACCTGGAGGCCCTGTCGGCCGACGGCGGCGCCGACCGGGTCGGCGAGGGTGCCGCGGTCGCCGACCTGCTGGGCCGGCTGTCCCCCGACCGGCGCGAGGCGTTCGTGCTCACCCAGCTGCTCGGGCTGCCCTACGCCGAGGCCGCGGAGGTGGCCGGCTGCCCGGTGGGCACCATCCGGTCCCGGGTGGCGCGGGCGCGGGCGGACCTGGTGGCCGCCCTCGGTGGGGACGACGCGGTCACCGCGCGCGGCTGA
- a CDS encoding zf-HC2 domain-containing protein: MRDDHPLVQCTPYREAVSARLDGEPTGLAPTELDAHLRACAGCVAWARQAELVTRRARLAPAPAVPDLTAAVLTALPRALPGTAAAARARLTTAALRLGLLAVGVAQAAAAWPALVAGTGAMSAPVHVAHETGAWGLGTAAALLAVAAAPRLAAGALPFLGTLVVTLAVLTVADLRAGHVPADRAAAHLLLLAGAALVAALAWRGRRRRPLPALGRQRVPA, from the coding sequence GTGCGCGACGACCACCCCCTCGTGCAGTGCACCCCCTACCGCGAGGCGGTCTCCGCCCGGCTGGACGGCGAACCGACCGGACTGGCCCCCACCGAGCTGGACGCCCACCTGCGCGCGTGCGCCGGCTGCGTGGCGTGGGCCCGGCAGGCCGAGCTGGTCACCCGCCGCGCCCGGCTGGCCCCCGCGCCGGCCGTACCCGACCTCACGGCCGCCGTCCTGACCGCGCTGCCGCGCGCGCTGCCCGGCACCGCGGCCGCCGCCCGGGCCCGGCTGACCACGGCCGCACTCCGCCTGGGCCTGCTGGCCGTGGGCGTGGCCCAGGCGGCGGCCGCCTGGCCGGCCCTCGTCGCCGGCACCGGCGCGATGAGCGCGCCGGTGCACGTGGCGCACGAGACCGGCGCGTGGGGGCTGGGCACCGCCGCGGCCCTGCTCGCCGTGGCCGCCGCGCCGCGGCTGGCCGCCGGCGCGCTGCCCTTCCTCGGCACCCTGGTGGTGACCCTCGCCGTGCTCACCGTCGCGGACCTGCGCGCCGGGCACGTGCCGGCCGACCGCGCGGCCGCCCACCTGCTGCTGCTCGCCGGCGCCGCGCTGGTCGCCGCGCTGGCCTGGCGGGGACGCCGCCGCCGCCCGCTGCCCGCGCTCGGCCGGCAGCGGGTACCGGCGTGA